A segment of the Lycium barbarum isolate Lr01 chromosome 7, ASM1917538v2, whole genome shotgun sequence genome:
tttatttatttattttttatttttttaaaataatcgtGATGAGAGGTACGGTAGAGAGATTGTTaccaatagaccctcggctcaaaaaatCGTTTTTCAGAACACGTTTGAAGATAAGATGAAAGAGAAAGATTACTTTCCTACAAAAACTTTAATGTTTCGCTTTACTTTCAACACTTCACACAAACTAAAATAATGAGTTAACTTGAGTTCTTTTCTTTTTACTTTGACGAACAATTACTAAAAGATCATGCAAAGAAAGATGGTGCTGAGATTCTTTTCCCTAGAAAGTCAATAGCAATTGCGCGCTGTACAAAGATAAGCGCTTATTTGTACAGCGCTCATCATTATAAACACGGAGAGGAATCTATTCAAATAAAAGAGCTATAGGAATGCAAATGTTCAGGACTTCATCAATTTAGCTAGAATTGGCACCAGATGGGAAATCGAAAGTTGCTATAACAATGACCGGAAACACAATGCTCAGGGGAGAAGAGGGACTCACTGCCTGACTTTACTACCCCgacaaaaaggaagaaaagagGACCTCTTGAAAAAGCGAGTGAAAATTCAATGATCAACAGAGGTACTTATACTTGGACAAGATGCCATAAAGAAAAGACCAGATTAGGATTCTTTTGGAACAGAAATTTGATGTCCAAAGGAAGAATCTAATATCCACACACTAATACCACAACGAAAAAAGACAACAAAAGATTTTGAAAACTGTTTTTTTGAAAAGTCGCCAAAGAGCCAGTGCCACAGGCCCACAGGAAAAGTCACCGAAAAAAGTGAGAGATAAGAATAACTTATTAAAAGCAAATACTAATTAAGTCTCCATAAAGATTGTATAAATTataggaggtcacgggttcgaaccgtggaaacagcctcttgcagaaatgcaaggtaaggctgcgtacaatagacccttgtggtccggcccttccccggaccccgcacatagcgggagcttagtgtaccgggctgccctttttttaaaaattgtATAAACTATCATACCATGTGTATGTTTTTGGTTAAAAACATACACAACAGCTCCATAATGTAAAGTCAAATGCTAAAGCCACAAACCTGAGTAATAACAGAATTCCCAACACGACCACCACCTGAAGTGCGAGTTCCAGAAAGTGCAGGATCTTGTCCATACAATGAAAGTCCAGGGTCTTTCCCATACAGTGAAAGTCCAGCAGGATGATAGTGTGAGTCCAGCTGGCTTTCGCGTTCAGAAAATTGAGAATCCCTCTTTTGTTGGAGGTGGATAATCACCAAGTCCTTGTCGAGGAGGATAATCACCAAGTCCTTGTCGCCGAGGATAATCACCAAGTCCTTGTCGCGGAGGATAATCACCAAGTTCCGCTCGTGAGGTGCTAAGCATCGTCCTCTCAGACCAGGGCTCAGATTCACGCTCCTGAACGGCAGGTGCATTGTACTGCGGAAAGAACAAGGTTAACAAGGATAAGCACATCAAAGAACATTGATATCCTAACACTGACAAAAGAAACAGACATAAACTTACGCTCTTTTCAAACAAAGGAAGAACGCTATGATCCACCAAGAACTTTCTGAGGTGCCCAATCACTGATTCTAAAGCTTTAAGAAACTTAAGAGCTTCACCTTGAATTTCCACAACTTTCTCATCCGGAGTCGCATAGATTGACATCTCATCTGCGTACAGAGATTAAAGCAAACCCTAGTAACTTACTAATTCTAGTAACTAAAGCAGTAATAGAATAAAGACTGCAAAGAAATACCATTGGAAAGAACTCGAATGGAGGCACCAATGTTTTGCTGGATAGGCTTGATTAAAGACCCTTGCTTTCCTATTAAGTTCACAGCTTGTGTTGATGCTACAAGTAGTCTGATGGAGCAGAATGCAGCCCCAGCAGCCCCAGCCCACAGGTAAGTCGCCATCACCTTCACCTTCAGACAGTCCACTGACACGTTTGAATATTCTTATTACAGCATCCATCGCAGGGGATAATGCTGCCTCGGGTTCTTCTTTCCCCGATATTAGATTATGGAGACTGTCATAAAGACTACTTTATCAAAGAGAGGGCAGAACAGAATAAGGAGGTCGGAAGCCTTCACAACAGCAAATGTTGAATAATGATAGCTGGAAGGAATGATAGCCAATGAAGCATCTTAAGAGTGAGAAACGAAGAATAAAATGCAAacttcacaagaaaataattaaCAATCACCTTTCCCCTTTCAATTAGTCCTATTACAGGGGATAGACAGTAATTTTTAAATCTAAAACATACGTCTGTCACACATATCTTCAACCCCTTAATTGTTCCACACCACTAGCCCCTTAAAGTAATAAAGAGAAAACACAAAAGGTCAATAATTCTTTTTTTAACAAGTACAAAAGGTCAATAAAACCTTTTTTAATAAGTACAAAAGATCaatgcgcacccgaagggtagcggctgcgggttcccatgtcatcaaaaaaaaaaaaaacaataatctTTCTTGTAGCTCAAGCGGCATCCCAAATATGCTGCAAGAAACCGATTTCTTTTGAGCTTGGAACTAATTTATGGTGGTACATATGTAAGATATGTAAGAATTTGTTTCATGCGCAAAAGTTCAGTCATCTCCTTAAAACCAAGCTGTATTCCATGTCATGACACGTGTTTGCACTAAACAAGTCATGACAGAACTTTTGGTACTCCTATGTGAAGACTTGTTATTCCTTTTTTTGAAAACTCAATACTTCTTGAAGTCGGAAGGGATAATTAGAAGGAAGCAAGACTCTGAGGTGATGGTCCAGTAGTACCAGCTGCTTGTACCACAAAAACGCCAGCTTTTACTGCTGACAGCAAGGCCATGTCTATCGGATTAAAGAAACTCACCAAACCAGGAGGACGTCTGTTTGGAGTGATTGATAAATTGATTATGTCCGACTATGTCCACACCATCCTGGACTACCTATAAATTGTAAACAGACAAGTATCAGCGCTGAGGAATTATATTTTTCAGCTTTCTCTTTTTCTTCTGTGAAATAGCAGTAAATGCGTCCTAAACATGACGGAAAAATGAATAAACTTGACCTGCTTTCCATTCTATTCTAGTCCCAAATATTAGACCTATTTCTGTAAATTAAACGTTTTTCACCTTCCAACAATTCAAATCTAAACTAGTAGTATATGCTACTCCTACTATTTTATGGTACTGTAACTTGATGTGACATTTTCCCAACATCCGCAGTATTTCTTTCTCCTTTCCCAACCttctctttattcttttcctttgaAAGTTCTCCACTCTCAATGAAAACCTACTTGTCTGCACATTTACATTCAGGCCCACAAGATACATACGACAAATAGCTTATAGAAGGGATGGAAAAAAAACTAATGCATAAGTTGATTGCAAAACTACACTAAGTTATTTGTGATGAATAGCTACATTGTTGGAAGCTCTTCTGCATGTAAAGGGTATCACCTCTGAGGTTGATCTTGGTAAATCAAACATGAAAATAAAAATTAACTTTAGATTTGTTACTGTGAATGGAGAGCCATTTCACTAGCATTTCCAAAAGTTATGTCCAGCTACAATAACGGGGATCCCATAGTTCCCTGCCGCAATAGGAGTTGTATGCCTGTTTAATTAGAAAACTCAAGGCACTTGGTTGCAGATGCCATTTTCAGTAACTTAAAGTTTGCTGTAAAGACAACTGAATTCTCAAACATAACAAATGATGATATCAAGAAAGGTTCAAATCAAACAAggtcctttcttttctttccatTGCTTATCTTTTTTCTGTGTGATTTTTGGAACCTTGAAAATCAAAGCCCGGCTGTTCAATTACAAATTATTAATCAGAAAAAATAATTTGATATCAGTAAGGTTTCATTACGACTAACAAAAGAAGAAATTTACATATCCTAAAAGAGGCATCAGAGAGGCCTTGATCAAAAAGTGCTAGTCTGGGTAGGCCTATTagtttccacctttttttttttattgataaaGTAGGCCTGAGAtccccgcaagggtggctcagttggttgagcatgggactttcataatggaggtcttaggttcgaaaccccctgcctacgacagcaggggatttgccttctagGTCGAGCTCAttgcacggggcttgcctagtccgggttacctctcctgtgtggtttgcgagctattgcacaagaGCTGGTTTTACCCTGcgcgcacccaaagggtagcggctgcgggttcgcatgccatcaaaaaaaaaaaggtgggcctgACATACGGTCAGTGAGGATTCATAGAGCCAACCCCAACTTGTTTGGAACTGGGGCGTACTTGTTTTTGTTATTGTTTATAAAGTAGGACTAAAGTTTCATATCATTGTCATGTATGTATTTGAAGATGAAGGCAGTTACTAAAGTTGAACAACAGAATTTTGGGGTTCCCACAATTTTAACTTTGGCTAAGAGATTATTTTAGAGGTTTAAGCAAAAGTTCCGGTTGCAAGATCCGGATGGAAATCTACAGTGCACATGGGACTTGAATatcgaaaaaaaataaaaatactgtAACTTATGCTCCAGAAATGAAAAAAACATACTTTTCATTTTTCAAAGCACACAGATAACTCGGGCTGTTTTCACAGCATCAGCATAAATATTTCAATCAGTTCTTCAGGAATCTTCATCGAGAACGACGGAAAATAAGTCTGGAATATCATGGACTGCTTTCCAAGGCATCAGATTCTGGTGTATAACCATGCTCACACAATCGAGCAGTTAAAGAATTCAATCCAGCATAAATAAGGTTGCCTTCGGGATGTGACTTATCAGCAGTGATAAAGACATGGACACCATTATGAAGTTCAATCCAACTG
Coding sequences within it:
- the LOC132601313 gene encoding RNA-binding KH domain-containing protein PEPPER-like, whose protein sequence is MALLSAVKAGVFVVQAAGTTGPSPQMDCLKVKVMATYLWAGAAGAAFCSIRLLVASTQAVNLIGKQGSLIKPIQQNIGASIRVLSNDEMSIYATPDEKVVEIQGEALKFLKALESVIGHLRKFLVDHSVLPLFEKSYNAPAVQERESEPWSERTMLSTSRAELGDYPPRQGLGDYPRRQGLGDYPPRQGLDPGLSLYGQDPALSGTRTSGGGRVGNSVITQISQTVQMKIPLAFAKDIIGIGGANIAYIQRTSGAILTVQESRGLADEITVEIKGSSSQVQTAQQLMQEFMGGHKESLPSSYGQLDTGSRQSSYSNLGSGSYPSSSYGGQQYGSGYGSSFGAGGAYNSYRS